In Candidatus Zixiibacteriota bacterium, the following proteins share a genomic window:
- a CDS encoding HU family DNA-binding protein: MTKDEMIALMATESGINKRQAGQALQAFMSGVTGQLKKGQKVSFAGFGTFTISKRKARTGRNPQTGAAINIPATKVPVFRAGKHLKLAVKK, translated from the coding sequence ATGACGAAAGATGAAATGATCGCCTTAATGGCGACCGAATCAGGGATCAACAAACGCCAGGCCGGGCAGGCCCTGCAGGCGTTCATGTCGGGTGTTACCGGCCAACTCAAGAAGGGCCAGAAGGTCAGCTTTGCTGGTTTTGGAACCTTCACGATCTCCAAACGCAAGGCTCGCACTGGTCGTAATCCGCAAACCGGCGCCGCGATCAACATTCCGGCCACCAAGGTTCCCGTGTTCAGAGCGGGGAAACATCTGAAACTGGCCGTCAAAAAGTAA
- a CDS encoding DNA translocase FtsK: protein MARRKKKKSTDRRKTALGVLLLLLAALLTISLVTHERLDDLRITGQVDRHLSPFELEFRNQGGMMGAYLAYITTTLVGWLAFFLPLGLVFLSLRLLTTRIAERYELNSFLLFVISLLGSMIYNIHLVIERSLMIPDDTIGGYMAERLTQLFVRLVGPMGSYVMLGGFGLILLVLYTSITPLLAVHLSLPGSTLLKRVYGAIRGPVATVLSFGWLTKLLPHGADQPDEYDKPEAHHEESRSRDAVHVDHEQSSDQLPVESPVEANEKPAKASRGTGATKPPEQVQLKSVEYNYPSVDLLNVNPQTSAAVNDDELQMTARMLKDTLETFGVGIEGTIERFPGPVITRYEFKPAAGVKVNQIVNLSDDLALALKAQRIRIIAPIPGKAAVGVEIPNRSPQMVYLREVLASPNFSDADNILPVALGKSTSGKPYVADLTKMPHLLIAGATGAGKSVCMNVLITSLLYRLHPHQVRFVLIDPKMLELSVYSGIPHLGRPVVTKPKRAEKVLTDAVTEMEKRYRKLAEASVRNIQEFNRKQKDEEQRLPYIVIFVDELADMMMSATSSKTELLITRLAQMSRAVGIHLILATQRPSVDVITGLIKANFPARIAFQVSSKVDSRTIIDANGAEKLLGRGDMLFLQTGQPEPIRIHGAYLSSEESDAIVKFIKDQGLETFTLESMSQASGEPTQAEVDFGDPLFREACEVVVRHKQGSVSLLQRRLGIGYQRAARLIDKLEQGGIVSPFDGSKARDVLVDKAFLDALFARAEPSSTIGSGQN from the coding sequence ATGGCACGAAGAAAAAAGAAAAAATCGACTGACCGCAGGAAGACAGCGCTGGGTGTCTTGTTGCTGCTTTTGGCCGCCCTACTGACCATTTCACTGGTAACGCACGAGCGTTTGGACGATCTTCGTATCACCGGCCAAGTTGATCGGCATCTCAGCCCCTTTGAGCTTGAGTTCCGCAATCAGGGCGGCATGATGGGGGCGTATTTGGCTTATATCACCACTACGCTGGTCGGTTGGCTCGCCTTTTTCCTGCCCCTGGGCCTGGTTTTCTTGTCGCTACGCTTGCTGACCACCAGAATAGCCGAACGATATGAGCTAAACAGCTTTTTACTATTCGTGATCTCACTGCTGGGCTCGATGATCTACAATATCCATCTGGTGATCGAACGCAGCCTGATGATACCTGACGACACGATTGGTGGCTATATGGCCGAGAGGCTCACCCAACTATTTGTGCGACTGGTTGGTCCCATGGGATCGTATGTGATGTTAGGTGGGTTCGGACTGATTTTGTTGGTCCTCTACACTTCAATCACTCCTTTACTTGCTGTCCATTTATCTTTGCCGGGTAGTACGTTACTCAAGCGCGTGTACGGTGCAATCAGAGGTCCGGTAGCAACGGTGTTGAGCTTTGGATGGTTGACGAAGCTTCTGCCGCACGGAGCAGATCAGCCCGACGAGTACGATAAACCTGAAGCTCACCATGAAGAGAGTCGGTCCCGCGATGCTGTACATGTTGATCATGAGCAATCGTCCGATCAACTGCCGGTTGAGTCACCCGTCGAGGCAAACGAGAAACCGGCCAAAGCCAGCCGAGGAACCGGCGCCACCAAGCCACCCGAACAAGTTCAGCTGAAATCGGTCGAGTACAACTATCCCTCCGTTGACTTGCTGAATGTGAACCCGCAGACATCGGCTGCAGTCAACGACGATGAACTTCAGATGACGGCGCGAATGCTCAAAGACACCCTTGAGACGTTTGGTGTCGGGATCGAGGGCACAATCGAACGTTTCCCCGGGCCGGTCATCACGCGCTACGAATTCAAGCCGGCCGCCGGCGTCAAGGTCAACCAAATCGTGAATCTGTCCGACGATCTGGCCCTGGCCCTGAAAGCGCAGCGTATTCGAATCATTGCACCCATTCCGGGCAAGGCGGCCGTTGGTGTGGAGATTCCCAATCGTTCACCCCAGATGGTGTACTTGCGAGAGGTTCTTGCCTCGCCTAACTTCAGCGATGCCGACAACATTCTGCCCGTCGCTCTGGGCAAAAGCACTTCCGGTAAACCGTATGTGGCTGATCTGACCAAGATGCCGCACCTATTGATCGCCGGTGCGACCGGAGCGGGAAAGTCGGTCTGTATGAATGTTCTGATAACGTCCTTGCTCTATCGGTTGCATCCACATCAGGTTCGCTTTGTCCTGATCGATCCTAAGATGTTGGAACTGTCGGTTTATTCAGGCATCCCCCACCTTGGTCGACCGGTGGTGACAAAGCCGAAGCGGGCTGAGAAAGTACTGACCGACGCCGTAACCGAGATGGAGAAACGGTATCGAAAGCTGGCCGAAGCCTCGGTGCGAAACATTCAGGAGTTCAATAGAAAGCAAAAGGATGAGGAACAACGACTGCCGTATATCGTCATTTTTGTCGACGAGCTGGCCGACATGATGATGTCTGCCACCTCATCCAAAACCGAACTGCTGATCACTCGACTGGCCCAGATGTCGCGGGCGGTCGGAATCCATTTGATTCTGGCCACCCAGCGACCGTCGGTCGATGTCATCACCGGATTGATTAAGGCCAATTTCCCGGCCCGGATCGCCTTTCAGGTATCATCCAAAGTCGACTCCCGGACAATCATCGACGCCAACGGCGCCGAGAAACTGCTGGGTCGGGGTGACATGCTGTTTTTGCAGACAGGCCAGCCGGAACCCATTCGTATCCACGGCGCCTATCTGTCAAGTGAAGAATCCGACGCCATTGTCAAGTTTATCAAGGACCAGGGGCTTGAGACTTTCACCCTGGAGAGCATGTCGCAAGCGTCCGGTGAGCCGACCCAGGCCGAGGTCGATTTCGGCGATCCGCTCTTTCGCGAGGCTTGCGAAGTGGTCGTGCGGCACAAACAGGGATCGGTCTCGCTGCTTCAGCGCCGACTCGGTATCGGCTACCAGCGGGCGGCCAGGTTGATCGACAAGCTGGAGCAGGGTGGCATCGTTTCGCCTTTCGATGGCAGCAAGGCGCGCGATGTACTTGTCGACAAGGCTTTTCTGGACGCCCTCTTCGCCCGTGCCGAACCCAGCTCAACTATAGGTTCAGGACAGAACTGA
- a CDS encoding outer membrane lipoprotein carrier protein LolA: MKTLRLLWPALGFVAIGHAATSEADRFEAVKTRLASAECVRLDFVNVIHSDIFDVVDSTFGSACLASDGRYRVRLGDDTYLYDGTDLHSYSRENNQVVIEAVNADSEAFSEVRFLTHLEEFFETQPQSSANSYRLLRRRDSVGDLPDSMTVIIHSEKLQIDRLEFFDINDEFNTIELLHQQLDSVCTEVDFIPNFPDSVETVKMP, from the coding sequence ATGAAGACTCTACGACTGCTTTGGCCTGCCTTGGGCTTCGTTGCTATAGGACATGCAGCGACTTCGGAGGCCGATCGGTTCGAAGCCGTCAAAACCCGCTTGGCCTCGGCCGAGTGTGTGCGTCTGGACTTCGTCAACGTCATTCACTCGGATATTTTTGATGTTGTCGACTCGACCTTTGGGTCTGCCTGTCTGGCTTCGGACGGGCGCTATAGAGTCAGGCTGGGAGATGATACTTACCTGTACGACGGAACTGATCTTCATAGCTACTCCAGAGAGAACAACCAGGTAGTTATCGAGGCGGTCAACGCCGACTCCGAGGCCTTCAGTGAAGTCAGGTTTTTGACTCACCTGGAAGAGTTTTTTGAGACCCAACCACAATCATCGGCGAATTCCTATCGATTGCTGCGGCGTAGGGACTCGGTGGGAGACCTGCCAGATTCCATGACAGTGATAATCCATTCGGAAAAACTACAGATAGATCGGCTGGAGTTTTTTGATATAAATGATGAGTTCAACACTATCGAGTTACTTCATCAACAGCTTGATTCCGTTTGTACCGAAGTCGATTTCATTCCCAACTTCCCGGACTCGGTCGAGACTGTGAAAATGCCCTGA
- the rimO gene encoding 30S ribosomal protein S12 methylthiotransferase RimO has protein sequence MKVYIHKLGCPKNDVDADYIAARLNRDGHTLTSNPEEAETIVVNTCCFILPAREESIEEVLSLSTLKQNGCLKRLYLAGCMAQHHGDEMLTGMPEIDGAFGLGELDAISEAVGSATKLNHTIKTESRHLSYLAGGERMVTDQFPYAYLKISDGCNRGCTYCVIPQIRGSFRSRSTDDLVAEADQLALQGKRELILVSQEATLYGADLKPPQDLIGLLRKLEAIEDVRWIRPMYLHPAQVSGELIKYMTSENKTLEYFDLPLQHINSELLKAMRRQTDRGQIERLLDTIRSASNHAVIRATFIVGFPGETEAQFDELLTWIDHQCLDRVAGFVYSPEEGSGAASLADQVAEEEKNRRLDELMTLQQGIAFAKNTALIGGVKEVIIDAVIDGGPAEARTRGDCPEVDQKIFVTGAELAIGDIRKVLVETADGYDLCGTVIED, from the coding sequence ATGAAGGTTTACATTCACAAGCTTGGTTGCCCCAAAAACGACGTAGATGCCGACTATATCGCGGCCAGGCTAAACCGCGACGGTCATACGTTGACTTCGAATCCCGAAGAGGCTGAGACGATTGTAGTCAACACCTGCTGTTTCATCCTGCCCGCTCGGGAGGAGTCGATTGAAGAAGTGCTCTCGCTCTCCACGCTGAAACAGAACGGCTGTTTGAAACGTCTGTACCTGGCCGGGTGTATGGCCCAACACCACGGGGACGAGATGCTCACCGGGATGCCTGAGATTGACGGCGCTTTCGGCCTGGGCGAGTTGGATGCCATATCGGAGGCGGTCGGCAGTGCCACCAAACTGAATCACACCATAAAGACCGAATCACGCCATCTCAGCTATTTGGCCGGTGGTGAACGCATGGTCACCGACCAGTTTCCGTATGCATATCTAAAGATTTCCGATGGCTGCAATCGTGGTTGTACTTACTGCGTTATCCCGCAGATTAGGGGTTCATTCCGGAGCCGCAGTACGGATGATCTGGTGGCTGAGGCCGACCAGCTGGCCTTGCAAGGCAAGCGTGAATTGATTCTTGTTTCGCAGGAAGCTACTCTGTACGGGGCCGACCTGAAACCGCCTCAGGACCTGATCGGTCTCCTGCGCAAACTGGAGGCTATTGAAGACGTCCGTTGGATCAGGCCCATGTACTTGCATCCGGCCCAGGTTTCAGGCGAGTTGATCAAGTACATGACATCAGAGAACAAGACGCTTGAGTATTTCGATCTGCCGCTGCAACACATAAACAGCGAGCTCCTTAAGGCCATGCGACGTCAAACCGATCGCGGGCAAATCGAACGGCTGCTGGACACTATCCGGTCGGCCTCCAACCATGCGGTGATACGCGCTACTTTCATTGTCGGATTCCCTGGTGAGACCGAAGCGCAGTTTGACGAATTACTGACATGGATCGATCACCAGTGCCTCGACCGAGTAGCTGGATTTGTTTACTCGCCTGAGGAAGGCTCCGGGGCTGCCTCGCTGGCCGACCAAGTTGCTGAAGAGGAGAAAAATAGGCGGCTGGATGAGCTAATGACTCTCCAGCAGGGAATTGCCTTTGCGAAAAATACTGCTTTGATCGGAGGTGTCAAAGAGGTTATCATAGATGCCGTCATTGACGGCGGTCCGGCCGAGGCGCGCACTAGAGGCGATTGCCCCGAAGTGGACCAGAAGATATTTGTCACCGGCGCCGAACTGGCCATCGGCGATATCCGCAAGGTGCTGGTGGAGACAGCCGACGGCTACGATCTGTGTGGAACCGTGATTGAGGACTGA